In Vibrio crassostreae, one DNA window encodes the following:
- the dptH gene encoding DNA phosphorothioation-dependent restriction protein DptH — protein sequence MLEKQFEIFLTEQFLKLNEKKLQHGYRYQFQSPDNKNSQRLYNAFIQKCDDQLTVKNTTIRALKCGNTKLLPVLHSENDIGYSENFISHLRDEVAGQQGDFKGCALLVIHNSMLDTLINSAEDIAQDNSVWHPEKIKDALKSLIDPNAKDRKVSECLLDHRFSQIVDDGATMFGFEELYKAILDGDLKFHELGLLDDPEILNWSGKPEQINNRLEENKKLFDRINTVTERFSTELEEKFAENDFSDKFVAKHFNDEKLESWKTKLTFADCLNEKKNNVSNVLELESIDSQQIDRLAKKSKSDSKAGKREQHIILPLQQGLQSFDLSLTFLGGKVEKNQLTLQHTKDPSIEIQPPNNSGGKRSKVTVTGAFTGEPTYFSLVLKRDKTAECYKFRVLVLTADSFYLPSFENIFLIEPNKKRITLQTEDNSFVIAEQGNKAKLEQSGQLFDNQEIKEIDFELLANESNDVVFEVTSPAGSLAFNVEGAVASDSLSLPLMLDTDRFVQLFNDDYFACFNRNKNKVLLDNKEVAPKGRRLTLLQREADFLDKQLLNQHVDPQNSVELKAIEANYPEVYQSYLKLFEYCTINKTLPSLSSWGDEFRKVVSQLVDAYNQTIAEIGYDVMLTKAEKLLVNIGYAQYQENEEYREYITPFHPLVLAYHLSLAEAIVSDNINDNSSFKTLPKVTLKRLNARGLLPFLYHPKHEFAFTKLEKDNCMWLELVPHQETSYSYVRKLVKDKVTEFKDAFSSLFTAGSKATLIINSVNNHKNVELFMGLVDYVKTQKDKVCHIHVNLYDDKETRCEFDRFAETASYDELKTLYGLDKGAVREQADAIIDLLRTRLTYSKFRNDECDTKPQAYAHLSFFRNHHKVEPTDVNVLEELSGVVCHGLLAGEAADNKEESYFTAFGLKNVETKDNSHLSMAQRLNGLIKPARKTNVQHGRANSLALAVSDDFKTLLERSYDNSIWTTIIDPKVTLDFFESAKDMVLIHYSDNYTNSTNYDAITVTKETDLYKKVLEQDEGGIIEEFNAFNGEWLLKMITANSNERKEKKGIIGAYKYINCLLAKSDIIWVPLSVAEMVRVAGNIGLKMNDSDFSRNVNGYKSGAISDDVLFVGFKDNQLYLLPLEVKAGLKQTHNKGVEQAKELKRYLTEDILGRDDLAGHLYRGLFMRQILMQIDKYKLYNLYQPDYFEQLLKQREWWLQGDYQLAELQDYPEGFLVAMVENDTFFEASFKEVQNILKIQLPSASLNYLVSTPLTELMAGACSDTLSKIPEEYILLNTSHKETPTRVSDEEPSTDQDGGEVEKASFDESKVMRVQESARILIGEDITNGKGVFWEYQHPDLANRHLIIFGSSGQGKTYCIQGLLMSMFKSSIDPLVFDYTNGFLPNHLESEFKELVDPHSHVLCHKPLPMTPFRQQSQDFGGIEIKEPPHTVAGRVASVFNKVYSSIGERQLAVLNNVIECGVQRHGQKYNFQCMHDDLLEEGQIGEALASKISPLVKSNLFSSESTGGWADMLNGSQQLNIMQLASLPHDISMLATEFMLWDLYAYACSYGTKNNPIPIVLDEVQNLDHRLESPLGKMLTEGRKYGLSLVLATQTLSMLKKDEQDRLFQASHKLFFAPAKTETKTYAKILELSVSGTKQVDWEERLGELKKGECLSVGYHLNDNGELKMGVKKVKVTALQAR from the coding sequence ATGTTAGAAAAACAATTTGAGATCTTTTTAACTGAGCAGTTTTTAAAGTTAAACGAGAAAAAACTGCAGCATGGTTACCGTTATCAGTTCCAGTCGCCGGATAACAAGAATAGCCAGCGTTTATACAATGCGTTTATCCAAAAATGTGATGATCAATTAACGGTCAAAAACACTACCATCAGAGCGTTGAAGTGCGGTAATACCAAGCTTTTACCTGTACTACACAGTGAAAATGACATTGGTTATTCTGAGAACTTTATCTCACATTTACGTGATGAAGTGGCTGGACAGCAAGGTGATTTTAAAGGTTGTGCATTGTTAGTTATTCATAACAGCATGCTAGACACACTAATCAACTCTGCTGAAGATATAGCTCAAGACAATAGTGTTTGGCACCCAGAAAAAATCAAAGATGCTTTAAAAAGTCTAATTGATCCCAACGCAAAAGACCGCAAAGTTTCTGAATGTTTGCTAGATCACCGTTTTTCACAAATAGTGGATGATGGTGCAACTATGTTTGGCTTTGAGGAGCTTTACAAAGCGATCTTAGATGGGGATTTGAAGTTTCATGAGCTTGGTTTGTTAGATGACCCTGAAATATTGAATTGGAGTGGTAAACCAGAGCAGATTAACAACCGTTTAGAAGAAAACAAAAAGCTATTTGATCGTATCAATACGGTAACTGAACGTTTTTCAACAGAGCTTGAAGAGAAGTTTGCGGAGAATGATTTTAGCGACAAGTTTGTTGCTAAACATTTTAATGATGAAAAATTGGAAAGTTGGAAAACAAAGCTTACTTTTGCTGATTGTTTAAATGAGAAAAAAAATAACGTAAGCAATGTCCTAGAGCTCGAGTCGATTGATTCTCAGCAAATAGATAGGCTAGCGAAGAAAAGTAAATCAGACAGTAAAGCAGGGAAACGTGAACAACATATCATATTGCCGTTACAACAGGGCCTGCAGAGCTTTGATCTGTCACTTACCTTTTTAGGTGGTAAGGTTGAGAAAAATCAACTTACTCTACAGCATACCAAAGATCCAAGTATTGAAATCCAGCCGCCTAATAATAGTGGTGGAAAACGTAGTAAGGTTACTGTTACGGGGGCATTTACAGGTGAGCCAACGTATTTTAGTTTGGTCTTAAAAAGAGACAAAACAGCAGAGTGTTATAAATTCCGTGTTTTGGTCTTAACAGCAGATAGTTTTTACTTACCTTCGTTTGAAAATATCTTCCTAATTGAACCAAATAAAAAACGTATAACGCTACAAACAGAAGATAACAGCTTTGTAATTGCAGAGCAGGGCAATAAAGCTAAATTAGAGCAGTCTGGGCAATTATTCGACAATCAAGAAATCAAAGAGATCGACTTTGAATTATTAGCCAATGAGTCAAATGATGTGGTCTTTGAAGTGACTAGTCCGGCTGGTAGCTTAGCCTTTAATGTCGAAGGGGCTGTAGCATCTGATTCACTCTCGTTACCGCTTATGTTAGATACAGATCGTTTCGTACAGCTATTTAACGACGACTATTTTGCATGCTTTAACCGCAACAAAAACAAAGTGCTACTAGACAATAAAGAGGTTGCACCTAAAGGACGACGTTTAACACTGTTACAACGTGAAGCAGACTTTTTAGATAAGCAGTTATTAAATCAACATGTTGACCCACAAAACAGCGTAGAGCTCAAAGCGATTGAAGCAAACTACCCTGAAGTTTACCAGTCATACCTAAAGCTATTTGAATACTGCACAATCAATAAAACACTACCGAGTTTATCTAGTTGGGGTGACGAGTTTAGAAAGGTTGTCTCTCAATTGGTTGATGCATACAACCAAACGATAGCTGAAATTGGTTATGATGTAATGTTAACCAAAGCAGAAAAACTGCTCGTTAATATCGGATATGCACAATACCAAGAAAACGAAGAGTATCGGGAATATATCACTCCATTCCACCCCTTAGTGTTGGCTTATCACTTGAGCCTAGCTGAAGCAATAGTTAGTGATAACATCAACGATAACAGCAGTTTTAAAACACTACCCAAAGTGACGTTAAAGCGCTTGAATGCGCGTGGTTTATTACCTTTTCTGTATCACCCTAAACATGAGTTTGCTTTTACCAAGCTAGAAAAAGACAACTGTATGTGGCTTGAGCTAGTGCCTCATCAAGAAACAAGTTACAGCTACGTCCGTAAATTGGTGAAAGATAAGGTCACAGAGTTTAAAGATGCCTTTAGTTCACTATTTACTGCAGGTAGCAAAGCTACACTGATTATTAACTCGGTAAATAACCATAAAAATGTTGAACTGTTTATGGGGCTGGTGGATTACGTTAAAACGCAAAAGGACAAAGTCTGCCATATTCATGTGAACTTATACGATGATAAAGAGACACGCTGCGAATTTGACCGTTTTGCAGAAACAGCCAGTTACGACGAGTTAAAAACGCTATATGGATTAGATAAAGGTGCGGTTCGTGAGCAAGCAGATGCCATTATCGACCTGCTACGCACTCGTTTAACTTACAGTAAGTTCCGTAACGATGAATGTGATACCAAACCGCAGGCGTATGCGCATCTGAGTTTTTTTAGAAATCATCATAAAGTAGAGCCAACAGATGTAAACGTGCTAGAAGAGCTTAGTGGCGTAGTTTGTCACGGCTTATTGGCGGGCGAAGCAGCCGACAACAAAGAGGAAAGCTACTTCACTGCATTTGGTTTGAAGAATGTTGAAACTAAAGATAATTCGCACCTTAGCATGGCGCAGCGTCTTAATGGTTTGATTAAACCTGCCCGTAAAACGAATGTGCAACACGGTCGTGCTAACTCTTTAGCTTTAGCGGTGAGTGATGACTTTAAAACACTACTTGAGCGCTCTTACGATAATTCAATATGGACCACAATTATTGACCCTAAAGTCACCTTAGACTTTTTTGAAAGCGCTAAAGATATGGTGCTGATCCATTACTCAGATAATTACACTAATTCAACTAACTACGATGCGATCACAGTTACCAAAGAAACGGACCTGTATAAAAAAGTATTAGAGCAGGACGAAGGTGGCATTATTGAGGAGTTCAACGCCTTCAACGGTGAGTGGTTACTCAAAATGATCACTGCTAATAGCAATGAGCGAAAAGAGAAAAAGGGTATTATTGGCGCCTATAAATACATCAATTGCTTATTAGCAAAGTCCGACATTATTTGGGTTCCGTTATCAGTTGCTGAGATGGTTCGTGTAGCCGGTAATATTGGCTTGAAAATGAATGACAGTGATTTTTCACGTAATGTAAATGGTTATAAATCCGGTGCAATTTCAGACGATGTGCTGTTTGTTGGCTTTAAAGACAATCAACTTTACTTACTTCCACTTGAAGTAAAAGCAGGGCTAAAACAAACTCACAATAAAGGGGTAGAGCAAGCCAAAGAGCTAAAACGTTATTTAACTGAAGATATTTTAGGTCGTGATGATTTAGCAGGGCATCTTTACCGCGGTTTGTTTATGCGTCAGATACTGATGCAGATTGATAAATACAAGCTGTATAACCTTTATCAACCAGATTACTTTGAGCAACTCTTAAAACAACGTGAATGGTGGCTACAGGGCGATTACCAATTAGCTGAACTGCAAGACTACCCTGAAGGGTTCTTAGTAGCGATGGTAGAGAATGACACCTTCTTTGAAGCAAGCTTTAAGGAGGTTCAAAACATTCTTAAAATTCAATTGCCAAGTGCTAGTTTAAATTACTTAGTAAGTACGCCGCTAACCGAATTAATGGCAGGTGCTTGTTCTGATACATTAAGTAAAATACCTGAAGAATATATCCTATTGAATACGTCTCATAAGGAAACACCTACTAGAGTTTCTGATGAAGAACCTAGTACGGATCAAGATGGAGGTGAGGTAGAAAAAGCAAGCTTTGACGAATCAAAAGTGATGAGAGTACAAGAAAGTGCTCGGATATTGATAGGTGAAGATATTACTAATGGAAAAGGTGTCTTCTGGGAATATCAGCATCCCGATCTTGCCAATAGACACCTAATTATTTTTGGTAGTTCTGGACAAGGCAAAACTTACTGCATACAAGGGTTATTGATGAGTATGTTCAAATCATCAATTGATCCACTTGTGTTTGATTATACAAATGGATTTTTGCCAAACCATTTGGAGTCAGAGTTTAAAGAGCTAGTTGACCCTCATTCTCATGTTCTATGCCATAAACCGTTGCCCATGACGCCATTCCGCCAACAGTCACAAGATTTTGGTGGTATAGAAATCAAAGAACCACCTCATACTGTCGCTGGTAGAGTAGCATCCGTATTCAATAAGGTTTATTCAAGTATTGGAGAAAGGCAGTTAGCTGTTTTAAATAATGTAATTGAGTGTGGTGTACAGCGACATGGTCAAAAATATAACTTTCAATGCATGCATGACGATTTACTTGAGGAAGGTCAAATTGGAGAAGCTTTAGCTAGCAAAATATCTCCACTAGTTAAATCAAATTTATTTTCATCAGAAAGTACTGGTGGTTGGGCTGATATGCTCAATGGCTCACAGCAATTAAATATAATGCAATTGGCTTCATTGCCTCATGATATTTCAATGTTGGCAACTGAATTCATGCTTTGGGACCTGTACGCATATGCTTGCAGTTATGGTACTAAAAATAACCCGATCCCTATCGTTTTGGATGAAGTTCAGAATCTAGATCATCGCTTAGAAAGCCCACTAGGGAAGATGTTGACTGAAGGGCGAAAATACGGCTTGTCGTTGGTATTGGCAACGCAAACTCTAAGTATGCTTAAAAAAGATGAGCAGGATAGACTTTTTCAGGCATCACATAAATTATTTTTTGCCCCTGCGAAAACAGAAACAAAAACATATGCAAAAATTCTCGAGCTTTCAGTTTCAGGTACTAAACAAGTCGATTGGGAAGAAAGGTTAGGGGAATTGAAAAAAGGGGAGTGCTTATCTGTTGGTTACCATCTTAACGATAATGGTGAATTAAAAATGGGCGTTAAAAAAGTAAAAGTTACAGCATTACAGGCTAGATAA